One window of the Granulicella arctica genome contains the following:
- a CDS encoding DUF1684 domain-containing protein, which produces MKKPTRIFLLLTLCLILQKTPTHAYTMTDHKPEESADPQPRFLTTQAVASNHPDPSYLLTLDRWRKDHAAALTQPDGWLSLIALEWLKPGDTTVGSAPGSSLRLEHAPPHLATFRLTGNTVLLIQPTGGFPHDATLNGHPVLSVPVPLDAEFQSGTYLIVLIKRGDRLYLRVKDSAAPTRQAFRGLHWYSPDLQYRVTARWVPSAMAGNLAVTNVLGQLSHESSPGMAEFTLYGQTIRLFPIMDGDSKNTLFFIFRDTTSNSRTYGAGRFLYTGLPSNGLGRTGTIVLDFNRAENPPCAYTPYATCPLPPQQNRLTLPIPAGEQRYHD; this is translated from the coding sequence ATGAAAAAGCCAACCCGCATCTTCCTACTCCTCACCCTCTGCCTTATCCTGCAAAAGACGCCAACCCACGCATACACGATGACCGACCACAAGCCAGAAGAATCCGCCGACCCGCAGCCCCGCTTTCTCACCACGCAGGCCGTTGCCTCAAACCACCCCGATCCCTCCTATCTCCTCACCCTCGATCGCTGGCGGAAGGACCACGCCGCAGCCCTCACTCAACCCGACGGCTGGCTCTCTCTCATCGCCCTTGAATGGCTCAAGCCCGGCGATACCACCGTGGGTTCAGCCCCCGGCAGCAGCCTCCGCCTCGAGCATGCCCCACCCCACCTCGCCACCTTCCGTCTCACCGGGAACACCGTATTGCTCATCCAACCGACCGGCGGCTTCCCACACGACGCCACCCTCAATGGCCATCCAGTCCTCTCGGTCCCAGTCCCCCTCGACGCCGAATTCCAGAGCGGAACCTATCTCATCGTCCTCATCAAGCGCGGCGACCGCCTCTACCTCCGCGTCAAAGACTCAGCCGCGCCCACCCGTCAGGCCTTCCGCGGCCTCCACTGGTACTCCCCCGATCTGCAGTACCGCGTCACCGCCCGCTGGGTCCCCTCCGCCATGGCCGGCAACCTCGCGGTCACCAATGTCCTCGGTCAGCTCAGCCACGAGTCCTCACCCGGCATGGCCGAGTTCACCCTCTACGGCCAGACCATCCGCCTCTTCCCCATCATGGACGGCGACTCGAAGAACACCCTCTTCTTCATCTTCCGCGACACCACCAGCAACAGCCGTACCTACGGCGCGGGCCGCTTCCTCTACACCGGCCTGCCCTCAAATGGCCTCGGCCGCACCGGCACCATCGTCCTTGACTTCAACCGAGCCGAAAACCCGCCCTGCGCCTACACCCCCTACGCCACCTGCCCCCTCCCCCCTCAGCAGAACCGCCTCACCCTTCCCATTCCAGCAGGCGAGCAGCGCTACCACGACTAA
- a CDS encoding adenosine deaminase family protein yields MRRHLRLTLLLLAALPSFAQTRAAQSPQTQRAIRAFDAAKASPLELNAFLVRMPKGADLHMHLSGAVYAETFIQNAVADNLCINPTTLSLTKNIGTTRSLPPQAVCPEGQVAAATTLKDQKLYDDLVDAFSMRSFVPTPGTSGHDQFFATFARFGGLKDHAGEWLDEVATRAANQNEQYLEIMQSPNFNAAAGAGRELGWPATPYDTALNPAGDPTGTTPAELAHLRDQLLANPAFRGNIAQDQKDLADSLATRAHIEHCGTPAATPACAVQIRFLGQVLRAFPPEQVFAQTLLYFELASVDPTVVGINFVQPEDARLAMSEYHRQMLMLDYLHTVYPKVHISLHAGELAPGLVPPSGLRFHIREAVELGHAERIGHGVDIMYEKDPDTLLKEMADRHIMVEINLTSNDGILGVTLNHHSLPAYRKAHVPFALSTDDEGVSRINLTHEYARAATDFSLSYLDLKTVARTSLEHSFLAGPSLWQQPDNFTRTTFACATQPVGAETPNATCQAFLRSSDKATQQWELEHRYKVFESTLP; encoded by the coding sequence ATGCGCCGCCACCTCCGCCTCACCCTGCTTCTCTTAGCTGCCCTGCCTTCCTTTGCTCAAACAAGAGCCGCGCAATCGCCGCAGACGCAGCGCGCCATCCGAGCCTTCGACGCCGCAAAAGCAAGCCCGCTCGAGCTCAACGCCTTCCTCGTTCGCATGCCCAAAGGCGCTGACCTCCACATGCATCTCTCCGGAGCCGTCTACGCAGAAACCTTCATCCAGAACGCTGTCGCTGACAATCTTTGCATCAACCCGACAACCCTGAGCCTTACCAAGAATATCGGCACCACGCGCAGCCTCCCACCCCAGGCCGTCTGTCCCGAGGGTCAGGTTGCCGCAGCCACCACGCTCAAGGATCAAAAGCTCTACGACGATCTCGTCGACGCCTTTTCGATGCGCAGCTTCGTTCCTACACCCGGGACGAGCGGTCACGATCAGTTCTTCGCCACCTTCGCCCGCTTCGGTGGTCTCAAGGATCACGCCGGCGAATGGCTCGACGAGGTCGCCACCCGCGCCGCCAATCAGAACGAGCAGTACCTCGAGATCATGCAGTCCCCGAACTTCAACGCCGCAGCCGGCGCGGGCAGGGAACTAGGGTGGCCTGCCACCCCCTACGACACCGCCCTCAACCCCGCCGGCGATCCCACTGGAACAACTCCCGCAGAGCTGGCCCACCTTCGCGACCAGCTCCTCGCCAACCCGGCCTTCCGCGGCAACATCGCGCAGGATCAAAAGGACCTCGCCGACTCTCTCGCGACCCGAGCGCACATCGAGCACTGCGGCACGCCTGCCGCTACTCCCGCCTGCGCCGTCCAGATCCGCTTTCTCGGTCAGGTCCTCCGCGCCTTTCCGCCCGAGCAGGTCTTCGCCCAGACCCTCCTCTACTTTGAACTCGCCTCCGTTGACCCCACCGTGGTCGGCATCAACTTCGTCCAGCCCGAGGATGCCCGCCTCGCCATGTCCGAGTACCACCGCCAGATGCTCATGCTGGACTACCTCCACACCGTCTATCCCAAGGTCCACATCTCCCTCCACGCCGGCGAACTCGCCCCCGGCCTCGTCCCGCCCTCCGGTCTCCGCTTCCACATCCGCGAGGCCGTCGAACTCGGCCACGCCGAACGCATCGGCCACGGCGTCGACATCATGTACGAGAAAGATCCCGACACCCTCCTCAAGGAGATGGCCGATCGCCACATCATGGTCGAGATTAACCTCACCTCGAACGACGGCATCCTCGGCGTCACCCTCAACCACCACTCCCTCCCGGCGTACCGCAAAGCCCACGTCCCCTTCGCCCTCTCCACCGACGACGAAGGTGTCTCCCGCATCAACCTCACGCACGAGTACGCCCGCGCCGCCACCGACTTCAGCCTCAGCTACCTCGACCTCAAAACCGTGGCCCGCACCTCGCTCGAGCACAGCTTCCTCGCTGGCCCCAGCCTCTGGCAGCAGCCCGACAACTTCACCCGAACAACCTTCGCCTGTGCCACCCAACCCGTCGGAGCCGAAACCCCAAATGCAACCTGCCAGGCCTTCTTGAGATCCAGCGACAAGGCCACCCAGCAGTGGGAGCTCGAGCACCGTTACAAAGTCTTCGAGTCAACGCTTCCTTAG
- a CDS encoding tyrosine-type recombinase/integrase has protein sequence MSVLKKEKGVYEVRWREGGRHKSAKVHGSDELAKKVERKKLSLRDENRHLDVRKEVNYSMSDLIDRYWLHYGSKKASADREKSIVEGIRAELGRMFVREVDGVDVQRWYENLTSKRGLAENTAVRHFNVMHHLMKKASTIWSKETGLERNPADMVEVRRPDDSRERFLSKEELERLKVALDERMFRKGTKDLNQTNLRMRLIVLIAVSTGMRSSEVHRLRWSDVLYREELIAVRAKLKKGKERYVPMTSELAEEIRRYPAVIGEDRIFPPTRGEKSGRQRLEGSFEDVLTRAQIRNFWFHDLRHTFASWYMMNGGDLYELAKLLGHSNIKMTERYAKLGRAHITKTGTTAKVLWSMMESKPEEQGAVQVGKFA, from the coding sequence ATGTCTGTTCTGAAGAAGGAAAAGGGAGTTTATGAAGTTCGTTGGCGCGAAGGAGGTCGCCATAAGAGCGCAAAGGTTCACGGCTCAGACGAACTCGCGAAGAAGGTAGAGCGTAAGAAGCTCTCGCTGCGCGATGAGAACCGGCACCTCGATGTAAGGAAAGAGGTCAATTACAGCATGTCGGATTTGATTGATCGGTACTGGCTGCATTACGGAAGCAAGAAGGCTTCTGCGGATCGAGAGAAGAGCATCGTGGAGGGCATTCGGGCTGAGTTGGGTCGGATGTTCGTGCGGGAGGTGGACGGTGTTGACGTCCAGCGCTGGTACGAAAACCTCACGAGCAAGCGGGGCTTGGCGGAGAACACTGCCGTACGCCACTTCAACGTCATGCATCATCTGATGAAGAAGGCTTCGACCATCTGGTCCAAGGAGACTGGTCTTGAACGTAATCCAGCCGACATGGTTGAGGTAAGGCGTCCCGACGATTCGCGGGAACGCTTCCTCTCGAAGGAAGAACTCGAGAGACTAAAGGTGGCCCTTGACGAAAGGATGTTTCGGAAAGGAACCAAGGACCTCAATCAGACCAATCTACGGATGCGGCTGATTGTATTGATCGCTGTCTCCACCGGGATGCGCTCTTCCGAGGTTCATCGGCTCCGCTGGTCGGACGTGCTGTACCGCGAAGAGCTGATTGCAGTGAGAGCAAAGTTGAAAAAGGGTAAGGAACGTTACGTGCCCATGACGTCAGAGCTAGCTGAAGAGATTCGGCGTTACCCTGCGGTGATCGGTGAAGATCGCATCTTCCCGCCAACACGGGGTGAAAAGAGTGGAAGGCAAAGACTGGAAGGGAGCTTCGAGGATGTACTCACACGAGCCCAGATTCGAAACTTCTGGTTCCACGATCTGCGCCACACCTTTGCGTCCTGGTACATGATGAACGGTGGCGATCTCTACGAACTCGCCAAGCTTCTCGGTCATTCGAACATCAAGATGACAGAGCGTTACGCGAAGCTTGGACGTGCTCATATCACCAAGACCGGGACAACGGCCAAGGTGCTCTGGAGCATGATGGAGTCGAAGCCGGAAGAGCAGGGAGCAGTACAGGTAGGAAAGTTCGCGTAG
- a CDS encoding helix-turn-helix domain-containing protein — MKKSVCGLKQRIGGTMLYQKTTELVSNGVIGRRLLNVKEAAQYLGLEVDTVYRKSRLREVPCVKVGRALRFDMRALERYIEQHTIETID, encoded by the coding sequence ATGAAGAAATCCGTGTGCGGTCTCAAGCAACGGATCGGAGGCACAATGCTCTACCAAAAGACGACTGAGTTGGTGTCAAATGGAGTCATTGGAAGGCGGCTCCTGAACGTCAAGGAGGCAGCCCAATACCTGGGCCTTGAAGTAGACACGGTCTACAGAAAGTCCCGGTTACGGGAGGTCCCCTGCGTCAAGGTCGGTCGTGCGTTGCGGTTCGATATGCGGGCGTTAGAACGCTACATCGAGCAACACACAATCGAAACCATTGACTAA
- a CDS encoding LysR family transcriptional regulator, with amino-acid sequence MSDSLTFRLLRYIKAATETLNFTRAAEQVFVAQSSLSSQIGKFEDTVDLLLFVRLQNGLKLTSAGRIVATFAENTLREWDQTLAMALAVQRNEVPPLRLGFSSFINAKLLERFRENYEGMFPGCVIHLWSGDPLLCLQRLDARALDCAIIPLPVDATLYNVQQIAQSPLVVCMRSDDVLADRAQLDIHEVAERITIFRDPELHPSAHTRLVEMFKEVGIPIHLACAARTPSEIQWMVKERYGLALIDQLTPLDPGLITRPIAGVNWTADTAFVHASHMDHVALPFIERFFQQTWSASRRSKRPSKTRHPEQLELLG; translated from the coding sequence ATGTCAGATTCCCTCACATTTCGTCTCCTCCGATACATCAAGGCGGCCACTGAGACGCTTAATTTTACCCGCGCTGCTGAACAAGTCTTCGTCGCACAGTCATCACTCAGTTCTCAAATCGGAAAGTTCGAAGACACCGTTGATCTCTTGCTATTCGTCCGTTTGCAGAATGGTCTAAAGCTCACCTCGGCGGGCCGCATAGTTGCGACCTTTGCAGAGAACACGCTGAGAGAGTGGGACCAAACTCTGGCAATGGCCCTCGCTGTCCAGCGCAATGAGGTGCCACCGTTGCGCCTCGGCTTCTCCTCTTTCATCAATGCGAAGCTCCTCGAGAGATTTCGAGAGAACTATGAAGGGATGTTCCCCGGATGCGTCATTCACCTGTGGAGCGGCGATCCTCTGCTGTGCCTGCAACGACTCGATGCCAGGGCGCTCGACTGTGCGATTATTCCCCTGCCAGTGGATGCGACTCTCTACAACGTTCAGCAGATCGCTCAGTCTCCCTTAGTGGTTTGCATGCGGTCCGATGATGTACTCGCTGATCGTGCGCAACTCGACATTCATGAAGTAGCGGAACGCATCACAATATTCCGCGACCCAGAGCTGCATCCCTCGGCACATACACGACTGGTAGAAATGTTCAAGGAAGTAGGCATCCCGATTCATTTAGCCTGCGCCGCTCGCACTCCCTCAGAGATTCAATGGATGGTTAAAGAGCGCTACGGTCTTGCGCTGATCGACCAGCTAACGCCTCTTGATCCTGGCTTAATTACGCGACCAATTGCGGGTGTCAATTGGACGGCAGATACCGCCTTTGTTCATGCGAGCCACATGGATCATGTCGCGCTCCCATTCATCGAACGATTCTTTCAGCAGACCTGGTCAGCTTCGAGGAGAAGCAAGCGTCCGTCGAAGACGCGACATCCCGAGCAACTAGAGTTGCTCGGTTGA
- a CDS encoding VirB3 family type IV secretion system protein has protein sequence MTKRGEPLPINQALNRPRAKLGLDLTAWMAIVFVCVTVFLVGFRLLAMLAFPTLAVGAWLIVRKHPKMFQLWGLSLNQKSYYDPRKH, from the coding sequence ATGACCAAGCGGGGAGAGCCGTTACCAATCAATCAAGCGCTGAATCGACCGAGAGCCAAGCTTGGTCTCGATCTTACAGCATGGATGGCGATCGTATTCGTCTGCGTAACGGTTTTCCTCGTTGGTTTTCGCTTGTTGGCGATGTTGGCCTTCCCGACGCTTGCGGTCGGCGCATGGCTCATCGTCCGTAAACACCCGAAGATGTTCCAACTGTGGGGCCTCAGCCTCAACCAGAAGAGCTACTATGACCCGCGTAAACACTGA
- a CDS encoding VirB4 family type IV secretion system protein has translation MTRVNTEQLKHTPWFAKAGAACSIVPIARFVGPDIFALKGGGYGCLFALTGIDEEGLTDQELESRMRSIEGSLRGLPEGSCLYQYTRVMSGFDLPRQARYPNPATEVFASDRLIFLEKTAGFRRIDLHWCLTLEPSKVKAFERKPQENAVDTSRMLADLEKTATILQSHLGSAIGLQLLGKNETFQFFSYLFNLEEWAQQDQLSSDAGVDRQIVKTPIAWHSDYLQVGKRHVQMFSLKTTPEASRPCLFSSLLTLDCDSVLCSTWRVKSTTSARSEIDAQEKFISFFKVGVLTRVMSGRDTASLETGAGAKAANINVDDLSEVIRSLDKKAQGEYSLRLLLAARNQEQLRNTVPAVHRIFVDARAQVMEETLGNLSAFYAMFPGNHKFNVFPLWLAEDHHARLSSVFAPHIGHPHSEDLDNEYLNIFETRTRTPFFQDVYVDGVRVMLIIGPTGSGKSVVGNATVALEQKYGGFTYIFDIGGSYESVVELYGGKVDRVGKDGPRVNPFALEPTESNIKFLYSFIKLLLTNGGAELEPEDDDVIHKAVQDMYLLDPENRRLSNLFLPKKLDRYLSKWVGKGIYNAVFDNVEDSLSLSRLQCFDFQGVNNEQYADLIEPLMVWLLRRINDVLYNPANLGVPKHILIEEIFSSMKNKQLLDGALASIKTVRKNLGGVTMIGQSADDLGANADSIVNSCTSFLFLKDATFNRKRYAELFKMNEQQIALFESLQDREGLYMRRDGITKVVTLNLDKRSYATFSTKPKDRVRRSKLIEKYGLTEGIDRFAQGETV, from the coding sequence ATGACCCGCGTAAACACTGAGCAGCTCAAACATACTCCGTGGTTCGCCAAGGCAGGAGCGGCGTGCAGCATCGTTCCGATTGCGCGCTTTGTCGGGCCAGACATCTTCGCCCTCAAGGGCGGCGGTTACGGATGCCTGTTCGCTCTCACCGGCATCGACGAAGAGGGCTTGACCGACCAGGAGCTTGAGTCGCGAATGCGATCCATCGAAGGCTCGTTGCGCGGCCTGCCGGAGGGATCGTGCCTTTACCAGTACACCCGTGTGATGTCGGGGTTCGATCTTCCGCGTCAAGCCAGGTACCCGAACCCTGCCACGGAGGTATTCGCGAGTGATCGCCTGATATTCCTTGAGAAGACGGCGGGCTTCCGCCGTATCGACCTGCACTGGTGCCTCACGCTGGAGCCGTCTAAGGTGAAAGCGTTTGAGCGGAAGCCGCAGGAAAACGCCGTAGACACGTCGCGGATGCTAGCAGACCTTGAGAAGACCGCAACCATCCTTCAGAGTCATCTTGGCAGCGCCATTGGCTTGCAGCTTCTGGGTAAGAACGAAACCTTCCAGTTCTTCAGCTATCTATTCAACCTTGAAGAATGGGCGCAACAGGATCAGCTTAGCAGCGATGCCGGTGTGGACCGGCAGATCGTGAAAACTCCGATTGCATGGCACAGTGATTATCTCCAGGTCGGCAAGCGCCATGTGCAGATGTTTTCGCTGAAGACGACGCCGGAAGCGTCGAGACCCTGCCTCTTCTCCAGCCTGTTGACGCTCGATTGCGACAGCGTCCTGTGCTCGACCTGGAGGGTGAAATCCACTACCTCCGCCCGCAGCGAGATCGACGCACAGGAGAAGTTCATCTCGTTTTTCAAGGTCGGTGTACTGACCCGCGTGATGAGCGGGCGTGACACCGCTTCGCTCGAAACCGGGGCGGGTGCGAAGGCTGCCAATATCAATGTCGATGACCTGAGCGAAGTCATCCGCTCGCTCGACAAGAAGGCCCAGGGCGAATACTCCCTGCGGCTGCTGTTGGCAGCCCGCAACCAAGAGCAGCTGCGTAACACCGTCCCTGCTGTCCATCGGATCTTCGTCGATGCCCGAGCGCAGGTGATGGAGGAGACCCTTGGCAACCTGTCAGCCTTTTATGCGATGTTTCCCGGGAATCACAAGTTCAATGTCTTTCCGCTATGGCTGGCGGAGGACCATCACGCGCGGCTCTCCTCTGTGTTCGCTCCGCACATCGGCCATCCCCACTCGGAAGACCTCGACAACGAGTACCTCAATATCTTCGAGACGCGTACCCGGACCCCGTTCTTTCAGGATGTGTATGTGGACGGCGTACGCGTCATGCTCATCATCGGACCCACAGGGTCAGGAAAAAGCGTGGTGGGTAACGCCACCGTAGCCCTGGAGCAGAAATACGGTGGCTTCACCTACATCTTCGACATCGGCGGCAGCTACGAAAGCGTGGTGGAGCTGTACGGCGGCAAGGTTGATCGCGTAGGCAAAGACGGTCCGCGTGTGAATCCGTTCGCCCTGGAGCCGACCGAAAGCAATATCAAGTTTCTCTACTCGTTTATCAAACTCCTGCTCACCAATGGCGGCGCGGAGCTGGAGCCGGAAGACGACGATGTGATCCATAAGGCCGTGCAGGATATGTACCTGCTCGACCCAGAGAACCGCCGTCTGTCCAATCTGTTTCTGCCGAAGAAACTCGACCGTTATCTGTCGAAGTGGGTTGGGAAAGGCATCTATAACGCCGTCTTCGACAACGTCGAAGACAGCCTCTCGCTGTCGCGTCTGCAATGCTTCGACTTCCAGGGCGTGAACAACGAGCAGTATGCCGACCTGATCGAGCCGCTGATGGTATGGCTCCTCCGGCGTATCAATGACGTTCTGTACAACCCCGCCAATCTGGGCGTTCCCAAACACATCCTCATCGAAGAGATCTTCTCTTCGATGAAGAACAAGCAATTGCTTGACGGCGCTCTCGCTTCCATCAAGACCGTTCGCAAGAACCTTGGCGGCGTCACCATGATCGGCCAGTCCGCAGACGATCTAGGTGCCAACGCAGACAGCATCGTCAACTCCTGCACGTCGTTCCTGTTCCTAAAGGACGCGACCTTCAATCGGAAGCGGTATGCCGAGCTGTTCAAGATGAACGAACAGCAGATTGCGCTCTTTGAGAGTTTGCAGGACCGCGAAGGTCTCTACATGCGTCGCGACGGCATCACCAAGGTCGTCACTTTGAACCTCGACAAGCGCAGTTACGCCACCTTCTCCACCAAGCCGAAGGACCGGGTGCGCCGGTCGAAGCTAATTGAAAAGTACGGTCTCACCGAGGGCATCGATCGCTTTGCCCAGGGAGAGACTGTGTAA
- a CDS encoding TrbG/VirB9 family P-type conjugative transfer protein: MKPLIPIVVSAGLALASTQCHAADTHPLQPNAPRTVTVSEADTPPVIRAGLLQSTLIVLPAEEKVANVFAGDTVDWVFDGGHVASRFISVKPKVANGSTDIHIVSDHGNEYTLQLHEISSEPDAHFDSKVFIAPGDQAAKDRLTQLPVFVPAADLDKAKQEAATAKAAQAAELKAEETKAEQYRSQYPGNLHFDYTWDQSKGKSLGLQQIWRDDKFTYLRGQFQETPALYEVKDKKGSLINFDFSNGLYTVPKQMDNGYLAIGKQKVEFHRVGGAN, encoded by the coding sequence ATGAAACCACTTATCCCCATCGTCGTCTCCGCCGGACTCGCGCTGGCCTCTACCCAGTGCCATGCCGCCGATACACATCCTCTCCAACCGAATGCGCCTCGTACCGTCACCGTGTCCGAGGCGGACACGCCTCCTGTGATTCGCGCCGGCCTGCTGCAATCGACACTGATCGTCCTTCCCGCTGAGGAGAAGGTTGCTAACGTCTTCGCTGGCGACACCGTGGATTGGGTCTTCGATGGCGGCCACGTTGCCAGCCGATTCATCAGCGTCAAGCCCAAGGTTGCGAATGGATCGACAGACATCCACATCGTCTCTGACCACGGAAACGAGTACACCTTGCAGCTGCATGAAATCTCAAGCGAGCCGGATGCCCACTTCGATTCCAAGGTCTTCATCGCGCCCGGCGACCAGGCGGCAAAGGATCGCCTGACACAGCTTCCTGTCTTTGTGCCTGCCGCTGATTTGGACAAGGCCAAGCAGGAGGCAGCTACCGCTAAAGCTGCCCAGGCAGCAGAGCTAAAGGCCGAAGAGACGAAGGCCGAGCAATATAGGAGCCAATATCCCGGCAACCTCCACTTCGATTACACCTGGGACCAATCGAAGGGCAAATCTCTTGGCCTTCAGCAAATCTGGCGCGATGACAAATTCACGTACCTGCGCGGACAGTTCCAAGAAACGCCTGCCTTGTATGAAGTGAAGGACAAGAAGGGCTCGCTCATCAACTTCGATTTCAGCAATGGCCTGTACACCGTGCCGAAACAGATGGACAACGGTTATCTCGCCATCGGTAAGCAGAAAGTCGAGTTTCATCGCGTGGGAGGGGCAAACTAG
- a CDS encoding TrbI/VirB10 family protein, whose product MTEPNQNSPATVPDQPEAKSPLKKGMPVVVVLVVIIALIGVANVSSLLSGNKKAAPASAMTMRPASPNAQQVNSFSTQQQVQAQRDAEERQHQQELAAAMQQLQAEQSVPGPEAAGTQPMTAAQRDAIYGNSPNAPQHTSNVSQAQAEAKQKQLAKEKQAQDAINSDTVAIDFAHAGATPGAGAAVPSQAATAVLGEREEAHSQTAAETPSSPSPTGASDKPGVVQVPSAQQAKAVSKADAMAGYDFDNYQGRLYRVFEGTVFEGVVTNHIDGGLSGPILVMLTTDYYSHDHQQLLMPQGTRLIGTVQSVGNAQQRKMFVTFHRAVCPDGFSLDFDKYIGLDPLGTTGLATKVDHGYLMAFGAAAAVGGLGGLAQIGNNGSVLTASSQIRSGISEQSATEGEQVLNHFLNRLPVITLKEGSRARVYVGRDILIPSYAEHRVDPTM is encoded by the coding sequence ATGACTGAGCCGAATCAGAATTCCCCCGCCACTGTCCCCGACCAGCCGGAAGCGAAGTCGCCACTCAAGAAGGGTATGCCCGTAGTGGTAGTCCTCGTTGTCATCATTGCCCTGATCGGCGTCGCCAATGTGTCGAGCCTGTTGAGCGGCAACAAGAAAGCAGCCCCGGCAAGCGCAATGACCATGCGCCCCGCTTCACCGAATGCCCAGCAGGTAAACAGTTTTTCGACGCAGCAGCAGGTGCAGGCCCAACGAGACGCGGAGGAGCGCCAACATCAGCAGGAATTGGCCGCTGCGATGCAGCAGCTCCAGGCCGAACAGAGTGTCCCCGGCCCAGAGGCAGCAGGCACACAGCCGATGACAGCGGCGCAGCGCGATGCGATCTATGGCAATAGCCCAAACGCGCCGCAGCACACATCGAACGTTTCCCAGGCTCAGGCAGAGGCCAAGCAAAAACAGTTAGCGAAGGAGAAACAAGCGCAGGACGCTATCAATAGCGATACGGTCGCTATCGACTTCGCCCACGCGGGCGCAACGCCCGGTGCCGGTGCCGCCGTCCCGTCGCAGGCGGCAACGGCTGTATTGGGGGAGCGTGAGGAGGCACATTCCCAGACGGCCGCGGAAACTCCCAGCAGTCCATCTCCCACTGGCGCGAGCGACAAGCCCGGTGTTGTGCAGGTGCCCTCCGCTCAACAGGCCAAAGCTGTGTCCAAGGCCGACGCGATGGCAGGATACGACTTCGATAACTATCAGGGCCGTCTTTATCGTGTCTTCGAGGGAACAGTATTTGAAGGGGTTGTCACCAACCATATTGACGGTGGGTTGAGCGGCCCGATTCTGGTCATGCTCACCACCGACTACTACTCGCACGATCATCAGCAGCTTCTCATGCCGCAGGGGACGCGGTTGATCGGCACAGTACAGAGCGTGGGCAATGCCCAGCAGCGAAAGATGTTTGTAACCTTTCATCGGGCCGTCTGCCCCGATGGCTTCTCACTGGACTTTGACAAGTACATCGGCCTTGACCCACTCGGCACGACCGGCCTTGCAACGAAGGTAGATCACGGCTATCTGATGGCCTTCGGCGCGGCGGCTGCCGTAGGCGGCTTAGGTGGTTTGGCGCAGATCGGCAACAACGGAAGTGTGCTTACAGCGTCGTCCCAGATACGCAGCGGGATCTCCGAGCAGTCGGCCACCGAGGGTGAGCAGGTGTTGAACCACTTCCTGAATCGGCTGCCTGTCATCACGCTCAAGGAAGGTTCCCGTGCCCGCGTCTACGTCGGGCGCGACATCCTCATCCCCTCCTACGCGGAGCATCGCGTCGATCCAACCATGTAA
- a CDS encoding type IV secretion system protein has translation MSIAVLAQALPSASSGMDWLYQFTNNLTNLTTQNGGALTQFGWTELSCISLFTLVNMVINWNTSTMTFRLHHHPVRAGDLTHFLLKLIVCSLLLNYWVNSFPGASFGINHFFSYIAQAMVAAFDQHSLDQLLQLLKNAGDGTSMPSFTAPVQILCYVLVQIMLGLASAILFVINCSAFILYGVTALFGPVFVPLLMTQTFKAKFFQFLDVLISFAMIRAVAAAFIYVWAGFMNGFLQQTFNGNYSMDMWIANLIPCLMVFVAFIINMLFIPSMTQAIFGGAAGMAGSIGNAVGKLASTAAVAGGA, from the coding sequence ATGAGCATCGCCGTTCTCGCACAAGCACTGCCGTCCGCGTCGTCAGGCATGGACTGGCTCTACCAGTTCACCAACAACCTGACCAACCTCACGACGCAGAACGGCGGCGCGTTGACCCAGTTTGGCTGGACGGAGCTGAGCTGCATCTCCCTCTTTACCCTTGTGAACATGGTCATCAACTGGAACACCAGTACGATGACGTTTCGGCTGCATCACCATCCCGTGCGTGCTGGTGACCTTACCCACTTCCTGCTCAAGCTCATCGTGTGCAGCTTGCTGCTGAACTACTGGGTGAACTCGTTCCCAGGCGCTAGCTTCGGCATCAATCACTTCTTTTCTTACATCGCACAGGCGATGGTCGCGGCATTCGATCAGCATTCGCTTGACCAGTTGCTCCAGCTTCTCAAGAACGCCGGCGATGGAACGTCCATGCCTTCCTTCACCGCGCCGGTTCAGATCCTCTGCTACGTACTCGTCCAGATCATGCTCGGACTCGCTTCCGCCATTCTGTTTGTCATTAATTGCAGCGCCTTCATCCTTTACGGGGTTACCGCGCTCTTTGGTCCTGTCTTTGTGCCGTTGCTCATGACACAGACCTTCAAAGCAAAGTTCTTCCAGTTCCTCGATGTCCTCATCAGCTTTGCCATGATTCGCGCTGTCGCTGCGGCGTTCATTTATGTGTGGGCCGGATTCATGAACGGGTTTCTCCAGCAGACCTTCAACGGCAACTATTCGATGGATATGTGGATCGCCAATCTGATCCCTTGCTTAATGGTCTTCGTCGCTTTCATCATAAATATGCTGTTCATTCCGAGCATGACCCAGGCCATCTTTGGCGGTGCCGCTGGAATGGCGGGAAGCATCGGAAATGCCGTTGGGAAATTGGCTTCAACGGCAGCCGTTGCGGGAGGAGCGTAA